A single window of Rubripirellula lacrimiformis DNA harbors:
- a CDS encoding potassium channel family protein, translated as MSKSNRSRIDPDESQADADANSGGVKQVWLFVCLSGIFLVYPHLSLAGIDQVMLNIFFSGSILLSLLMKNSLSRLVRLAYLAIGSAAIVSTWLALAGLSVDLAMSVLYSLFFGSSVLLHFHRLLTEKEVDADTLLGAASSYILLGLFFAAVFAVVVIADPDAFSLQQSDANPVYRLIYFSFTTLTTVGYGDITPRSEVAQMLAVYESIIGQLYLAGVVGVLVGTLVSNKQSKNSGH; from the coding sequence ATGAGTAAGTCGAATAGAAGCCGAATAGATCCAGACGAATCGCAAGCCGACGCGGATGCCAATTCAGGTGGTGTCAAACAGGTTTGGCTGTTCGTATGTCTTAGCGGAATCTTTTTGGTGTACCCCCACCTATCGTTGGCGGGTATCGATCAGGTCATGCTGAACATCTTTTTTTCAGGATCGATCCTGTTGTCGCTGCTGATGAAAAATTCGCTGTCGCGTCTGGTGCGATTGGCATATTTGGCCATCGGTTCAGCTGCGATCGTTTCGACTTGGTTGGCGCTAGCCGGGCTGAGCGTCGATTTGGCGATGTCCGTTCTGTACAGTCTGTTCTTTGGAAGCAGCGTGCTGCTGCACTTCCATCGGCTGCTGACAGAGAAAGAGGTTGATGCTGATACGCTGCTAGGTGCTGCGTCCAGTTACATCTTGTTGGGGCTGTTTTTCGCCGCCGTTTTCGCGGTGGTTGTGATTGCTGATCCCGACGCGTTCTCGCTGCAGCAAAGCGATGCCAATCCGGTATACCGGCTGATCTACTTTAGTTTCACCACCCTGACGACTGTCGGCTACGGAGACATCACTCCGAGATCCGAGGTCGCACAGATGCTGGCTGTCTACGAATCGATCATCGGCCAACTGTACTTGGCTGGCGTGGTGGGAGTGTTAGTTGGAACTCTGGTGTCCAACAAGCAGTCCAAAAATTCAGGTCACTGA
- the pgm gene encoding phosphoglucomutase (alpha-D-glucose-1,6-bisphosphate-dependent), which yields MTLNQFAGQPVPIELLENIPRLISSYYSLKPDPTNPAQSVEFGTSGHRGTSTTGRFNEDHILAISHAICEYRKAQGITGPLFLGMDTHALSEPAFVSAIEVFAANGVTTMIDADRGYTPTPVISHAILGHNRGRSSDLADGVVITPSHNPPSDGGFKYNATNGGPADSETTTVIQDRANEILRNQLADVQRIGLASAMASQFVQKHDYITPYVDDLQNVVDMDAIRKAELKIGVDPMGGAGIAYWEPIAKRYGLDIEIVNRRVDPTFAFMRVDRDGKVRMDCSSPYAMAGLIDLKDRFDIAFGNDPDYDRHGIVTKSVGLMNPNHYLAVAIDYLFQNRSGWNKDVAVGKTLVSSSMIDRVAESLGRTLCEVPVGFKWFVDGLSDGSLGFGGEESAGASFLRKDGTTWTTDKDGIILDLLAAEILAKTGMDPGQHYQALVEKFGNPVYARIDAPATPEQKNALKALSPESVRSTELAGDPIESRLTNAPGNNAAIGGLKVVTQNGWFAARPSGTEDIYKIYAESFQGPEHLERIQTEAKQIVSDALTS from the coding sequence ATGACGCTGAATCAATTTGCTGGACAACCGGTTCCCATTGAACTTCTGGAAAACATTCCTCGGCTAATCTCGTCTTACTACTCACTGAAGCCTGATCCGACGAATCCCGCGCAATCGGTCGAATTTGGAACTTCGGGACATCGCGGCACTTCGACGACCGGCCGATTCAACGAAGATCACATCCTGGCAATCTCCCATGCGATCTGCGAATACCGCAAGGCCCAGGGAATCACTGGACCATTGTTCCTGGGCATGGATACCCATGCGTTGTCCGAGCCAGCCTTTGTGTCCGCAATTGAGGTGTTTGCGGCCAACGGTGTCACCACGATGATCGATGCCGACCGCGGCTACACGCCGACTCCCGTCATCTCGCACGCGATTCTGGGGCACAACCGCGGTCGCAGCAGTGACCTTGCCGACGGTGTGGTCATCACGCCGTCGCACAATCCACCATCGGACGGTGGATTCAAGTACAACGCGACCAACGGTGGTCCCGCCGATTCGGAAACCACCACCGTGATCCAAGACCGCGCCAACGAGATTCTTCGCAATCAGTTGGCGGACGTCCAACGAATCGGGCTAGCGTCTGCGATGGCGTCACAGTTCGTCCAAAAACATGACTACATCACGCCGTATGTGGACGACCTGCAGAACGTCGTCGACATGGACGCGATTCGCAAAGCAGAACTAAAAATCGGAGTCGATCCGATGGGCGGTGCCGGCATCGCCTATTGGGAACCGATCGCAAAGCGATACGGACTGGACATCGAAATCGTCAACCGACGCGTCGATCCCACCTTTGCGTTCATGCGTGTAGACCGGGACGGCAAAGTTCGAATGGATTGTTCGTCACCCTACGCGATGGCTGGCTTGATCGACCTGAAGGACCGCTTTGACATCGCGTTCGGCAATGATCCGGACTACGACCGTCACGGCATCGTGACCAAGTCGGTGGGACTGATGAATCCGAATCACTACCTGGCTGTCGCCATTGATTACCTGTTCCAAAATCGATCCGGCTGGAACAAAGACGTCGCGGTTGGCAAGACATTGGTTTCCAGTTCCATGATCGACCGCGTTGCTGAAAGTCTCGGTCGCACGCTTTGCGAAGTGCCAGTTGGTTTCAAGTGGTTCGTCGACGGACTATCGGACGGATCGCTAGGATTTGGCGGCGAAGAGAGCGCGGGGGCCTCTTTCTTGCGGAAGGATGGCACCACTTGGACCACGGACAAGGACGGGATCATCTTGGACCTGTTGGCAGCTGAAATTCTGGCCAAGACGGGAATGGATCCTGGACAGCACTACCAAGCGCTCGTGGAAAAATTCGGTAACCCGGTGTATGCCCGAATTGATGCCCCGGCCACCCCCGAACAGAAAAATGCATTGAAGGCGCTGAGCCCCGAATCAGTGCGGTCGACCGAACTGGCGGGCGACCCGATCGAGTCCCGCCTCACCAACGCACCCGGAAACAACGCAGCCATTGGCGGGCTGAAAGTGGTCACCCAAAATGGCTGGTTCGCAGCAAGACCATCGGGAACCGAAGATATCTACAAAATCTATGCAGAAAGCTTCCAAGGCCCCGAACACCTTGAACGGATTCAAACCGAAGCGAAACAAATTGTTTCCGATGCGTTGACTAGTTGA
- a CDS encoding peroxidase family protein → MALFWANRRNGRHPSGKRKATPSNQQRTRSKTRRRLRTETLEARQLLAANIFHNEQIPEDVNEDGIVSAMDALTVINQMNRQSASDVVDGGGRQQRDSGRMTDVNNDGRDSALDALMIINRLSRERGRAGSPTQSPTPENPTDDLSVEYRSIDGSDNNLQIPELGTADTQLLRVAENDYADGISEPAGADRPSAREISNVLATDDGTISDRDMSAFVYVWGQFIDHDITRTPSGGESFDIEVPTGDSYFDPLGTGTQTISLTRSAYDTETGTETPREQINTITTWLDGSAVYGSDDATATALRTLSGGQLKTSDGDLFPYNNAETFPDGTLSMDNDAGIFPDNELFAAGDVRANENIELTAIQTLFVREHNRLAEEIAASDSTFTDEEIYQQARAIVVAEIQAITYNEWLPAFLGEDTISRYEGYDSTVDPTIANEFSTAAFRFGHSLLGDDVEFLDNDGNEIADEIPLSYAFSNPEAVAENGIDSIIKYLASDPSSELDIEVVDSVRNFLFGAPGSGGFDLVSLNIQRGRDHGLADYNTTRVAYGLDPVESFADMTSDPQMQTKLEQLYGTVDDIDLWVGGLVEDHADESSVGETFQTIIADQFERLRDADRFWYQNAFSGSDLRQIEQTSLADIVQRNTDLTNLQKDVFFFDSSISGVVTAGVVTANPVATDAVTSITARSGVGTASDSKTKGDRDRGRDPVGIPDQVVQLVSDGEIIAETTTDSEGRYSFDVQDGLRTGQYEIHLISDTEDGPTTTVQEVAITSGDVHLRNIHFPSIAETTEDDDQRPNDRERDQGGQRRHRDQNPLRSDLVDHVFAAGVDRLQ, encoded by the coding sequence ATGGCACTCTTCTGGGCGAACCGCAGGAATGGCCGTCATCCATCGGGCAAACGCAAGGCAACGCCGTCAAACCAACAACGAACACGCAGCAAAACACGACGGCGGCTACGGACGGAAACCTTGGAAGCACGGCAATTGCTAGCCGCGAACATCTTCCACAACGAACAAATCCCCGAGGACGTGAACGAAGACGGGATCGTTTCCGCCATGGACGCGTTGACGGTCATCAATCAGATGAACCGGCAATCGGCCAGCGATGTCGTTGACGGAGGCGGTCGGCAACAACGCGATTCGGGGCGGATGACCGACGTCAACAACGATGGCCGCGATAGCGCGCTGGACGCCTTGATGATCATCAACCGATTGAGTCGTGAACGGGGCAGGGCAGGGTCACCGACACAGAGTCCCACCCCAGAGAATCCGACCGATGATCTTTCGGTTGAATATCGGTCGATCGATGGCAGCGACAACAACCTCCAGATTCCCGAACTTGGCACCGCCGACACGCAACTGCTGCGCGTCGCCGAAAACGATTATGCCGATGGCATTTCGGAACCCGCCGGCGCTGATCGACCGAGTGCCCGTGAAATCAGTAACGTGCTTGCAACCGATGACGGCACCATCAGCGATCGCGACATGTCAGCGTTTGTTTACGTCTGGGGCCAGTTCATCGACCATGACATCACCCGTACTCCGTCGGGCGGCGAATCGTTTGACATCGAAGTGCCCACGGGCGATTCCTACTTTGATCCGTTGGGAACCGGAACCCAAACCATTTCGCTAACCCGGTCTGCCTACGATACCGAAACCGGAACCGAAACACCGCGAGAACAGATCAATACGATCACGACGTGGCTGGATGGGTCGGCCGTCTACGGATCCGATGACGCCACAGCAACGGCGCTTCGAACCCTATCCGGCGGGCAGCTAAAGACCAGCGACGGCGACCTATTTCCCTACAACAATGCGGAAACGTTCCCCGACGGTACGCTTTCGATGGACAACGATGCAGGCATCTTCCCGGACAATGAACTGTTCGCTGCGGGCGATGTTCGCGCGAACGAAAATATCGAACTGACCGCTATCCAGACCCTGTTCGTCCGTGAACACAACCGGTTGGCCGAAGAAATCGCAGCCTCGGATTCGACATTCACCGACGAAGAAATCTATCAGCAGGCCAGAGCAATCGTGGTCGCCGAGATTCAGGCCATCACGTACAACGAGTGGCTGCCAGCGTTCTTGGGCGAAGATACGATCAGCCGTTACGAGGGGTACGATTCGACCGTCGACCCTACGATTGCGAATGAGTTTTCGACGGCCGCGTTCCGCTTTGGGCATAGCCTGTTGGGTGACGATGTTGAATTCTTGGATAACGATGGCAACGAGATTGCGGATGAAATTCCGCTTAGCTATGCGTTTAGCAATCCAGAAGCCGTCGCCGAAAACGGGATCGATTCGATCATCAAATATCTGGCGTCCGATCCATCGTCCGAACTAGACATCGAAGTGGTCGATAGCGTCCGCAACTTTCTGTTTGGTGCGCCTGGTTCTGGCGGGTTCGACCTGGTCAGCTTGAACATCCAACGCGGGCGAGACCACGGGTTGGCGGACTACAACACGACGCGGGTCGCCTATGGCCTGGATCCGGTCGAAAGCTTCGCCGACATGACGTCTGATCCCCAAATGCAGACGAAACTAGAACAATTGTACGGAACGGTTGATGACATCGACCTGTGGGTCGGCGGACTGGTCGAAGATCACGCCGACGAGTCAAGCGTTGGTGAGACGTTCCAGACGATCATCGCAGACCAATTCGAACGACTTCGTGATGCTGATCGATTCTGGTACCAGAACGCGTTCTCGGGATCCGATCTCCGACAGATCGAACAAACCAGTTTGGCCGATATCGTCCAGCGGAACACCGATCTGACCAATCTACAAAAGGACGTCTTCTTTTTCGATTCGTCGATTTCTGGCGTTGTGACAGCAGGCGTTGTAACGGCCAACCCCGTCGCGACCGATGCAGTGACGTCGATCACGGCAAGGTCGGGCGTTGGTACAGCCAGCGATTCGAAAACCAAAGGGGACCGTGACCGCGGACGCGATCCGGTCGGTATTCCCGATCAAGTGGTCCAGCTGGTCAGCGACGGAGAAATCATCGCAGAAACAACGACCGATTCCGAAGGCCGTTACAGCTTCGACGTGCAAGATGGTCTGCGTACCGGCCAATACGAGATCCACTTGATCTCGGATACCGAGGATGGCCCAACCACGACGGTCCAAGAAGTGGCCATCACGAGTGGCGATGTGCATCTACGCAACATCCATTTCCCCAGCATCGCAGAGACCACCGAAGATGATGACCAGCGTCCAAACGACCGCGAACGCGATCAAGGTGGACAACGCCGCCACCGGGACCAAAATCCGCTTCGATCGGATTTAGTTGACCACGTCTTTGCCGCCGGTGTGGACCGACTGCAGTAA
- a CDS encoding DUF1579 domain-containing protein, translated as MKNRISMTVLLAIAFCITSSSSGQAPQLPQPGPEFDVFKADIGSWDVQIKTWEGGGEPTISTGRETNRMLGGFWMLSNFQANLMGLNFQGHGMYSYDADAKKYVGTWIDSMGATKMDLIGTYDSESKTITYEGTAPGPDGNPSKHVLATKYRDDGTHTVTMHMQAGDAMFKVFEMEYTKANAAGAPKPVTQADKQQ; from the coding sequence ATGAAAAATAGAATCTCAATGACGGTCCTGTTGGCGATCGCGTTTTGCATCACGAGTTCGTCATCCGGCCAAGCCCCTCAGCTCCCGCAACCTGGACCCGAATTCGATGTCTTCAAGGCGGACATCGGTAGCTGGGATGTCCAGATCAAGACTTGGGAAGGGGGTGGGGAACCAACCATATCGACGGGCAGAGAAACCAACCGCATGCTGGGTGGCTTCTGGATGCTTTCGAACTTTCAAGCCAACTTGATGGGGCTGAACTTCCAGGGGCATGGCATGTACAGCTACGACGCAGATGCAAAGAAGTACGTCGGGACATGGATCGATTCGATGGGTGCCACGAAGATGGACCTGATCGGCACCTATGACAGCGAAAGCAAGACGATCACTTACGAAGGAACGGCGCCGGGCCCCGATGGAAATCCATCCAAACACGTCCTTGCCACCAAGTATCGCGACGACGGCACTCATACCGTCACGATGCACATGCAAGCGGGCGACGCGATGTTCAAAGTCTTTGAAATGGAATACACCAAAGCCAACGCCGCCGGTGCCCCCAAACCAGTCACCCAAGCTGATAAGCAGCAATGA
- a CDS encoding DUF3472 domain-containing protein, translated as MNHIIKRACLLVRVFFFAVASATAAIAFAAETQPSSGVGQLGQATSWVSVPGSPDLFFQAQRSRDGRLILTPNEAFFPKLGLSATGIGTVPDQNNLNGSKTFATIQGWDAGDVAEWGLLLAKPGTVSVQVFLSSQDSKDRFRMSLAGTEQTLKPNGSFGEPVSAETMTFTVPKAGQHVLRLACDKGSAGSRLHWIDVSGDAVVGGAVLRKRWRPAAAHTKFSSSQIDRPVRMWVMEMDAVPGELGFYAPITTPFGYYGPTWQADGTVNTSFNFSLWSFKRGQPQPAVQQLSHLLAIGNRHATFGGFDHEGTGVKIRDWEPLAGRQGQRQVFALRVQPGDRYDTYFSYFYQADTQRWRLFGVGNKFNAGKPIDSLVVGSFVEVPGPPHVQRTGPYQRVMRYRGWVMDQAGNWHPLDRMSNGNADRKTGLTHTDRGLTDDGWFYLQTGGWTYRKAATDRYVQVDQQPQRQMPSYLSNEDVAYLKGVPSTITATIVERVAHHLRGTFRVRNVGKNASVRMFWGPTEGLTFADRWQNETLLTSPREGDNTFVIDAVDGEETVRVRMLLTNDEGQFWTTQTIAAAPNRN; from the coding sequence ATGAATCACATCATCAAGCGAGCGTGCCTGCTGGTTCGCGTCTTTTTTTTCGCCGTCGCATCGGCGACCGCTGCGATTGCCTTCGCCGCGGAAACGCAGCCTTCGAGCGGTGTTGGTCAGCTGGGGCAGGCGACATCCTGGGTCTCGGTTCCCGGTTCGCCAGACCTGTTCTTTCAGGCCCAGCGATCCCGTGACGGCCGGTTAATACTAACGCCCAACGAAGCTTTTTTTCCAAAGCTAGGGCTTTCGGCAACCGGCATCGGAACGGTGCCGGACCAGAACAACCTCAATGGCAGCAAAACTTTCGCCACGATCCAAGGTTGGGATGCCGGCGATGTTGCCGAGTGGGGGCTGCTGCTTGCGAAGCCGGGAACGGTATCAGTGCAAGTCTTTTTGTCGTCTCAAGATTCGAAAGATCGATTCCGCATGAGTCTTGCTGGGACGGAACAGACGCTGAAACCAAACGGCTCGTTCGGCGAACCAGTGTCAGCGGAAACGATGACGTTTACCGTTCCCAAAGCCGGCCAACACGTTCTTCGATTGGCATGTGACAAGGGATCGGCGGGCAGTCGTCTGCACTGGATCGACGTTTCCGGTGACGCCGTGGTCGGCGGGGCGGTGCTGCGGAAGCGATGGCGACCGGCAGCGGCGCACACCAAATTCTCCAGTTCGCAGATCGACAGACCGGTGCGGATGTGGGTGATGGAGATGGATGCCGTCCCGGGGGAACTTGGTTTCTATGCGCCGATCACGACGCCGTTCGGGTACTACGGACCAACTTGGCAGGCCGATGGTACCGTCAACACAAGTTTCAATTTTTCGTTGTGGTCATTCAAGCGTGGCCAGCCGCAGCCTGCGGTCCAGCAGCTGTCTCATCTGCTTGCGATCGGTAATCGTCACGCAACTTTTGGTGGCTTTGATCACGAAGGCACCGGCGTCAAAATTCGCGATTGGGAACCCCTGGCCGGTCGCCAGGGCCAGCGGCAGGTGTTTGCGCTAAGAGTCCAGCCGGGCGATCGCTACGATACGTACTTCAGCTACTTTTATCAGGCGGACACCCAGCGTTGGCGTCTGTTCGGTGTCGGCAACAAGTTCAACGCTGGCAAGCCGATCGATTCGCTTGTCGTTGGCAGTTTCGTTGAGGTTCCTGGGCCGCCTCACGTTCAACGGACCGGACCCTACCAGCGAGTGATGCGTTACCGCGGATGGGTGATGGATCAGGCCGGTAACTGGCATCCGCTGGATCGAATGTCAAACGGCAATGCGGATCGCAAGACCGGCCTGACGCATACTGATCGTGGCTTGACGGATGACGGTTGGTTTTATCTTCAAACGGGCGGATGGACGTATCGCAAAGCGGCAACCGATCGGTACGTTCAAGTTGACCAGCAGCCCCAACGCCAGATGCCAAGCTACCTCAGCAACGAAGATGTCGCCTATCTGAAAGGCGTGCCGTCCACGATCACCGCGACCATCGTTGAGCGCGTGGCCCATCACTTGCGAGGGACTTTTCGTGTTCGCAACGTTGGTAAGAATGCGTCGGTCAGGATGTTTTGGGGGCCAACGGAAGGGCTGACCTTCGCTGATCGCTGGCAGAACGAAACGTTGCTGACATCGCCGCGCGAAGGTGACAACACGTTTGTCATTGATGCGGTTGATGGAGAGGAAACCGTTCGCGTTCGCATGTTACTTACCAACGACGAAGGTCAGTTCTGGACTACCCAAACGATTGCCGCCGCACCGAATCGCAACTGA
- a CDS encoding sulfatase-like hydrolase/transferase, which yields MSRITAAPSLLLALLVGLCFTAATNVSFADKRPNVVTVFIDDMGWSDLSCFGGTRTTTENVDALAAEGLRFSNFYVNSPICSPSRVALSTGQYPQRWKISSYLASRKLNRERGMAQWLDLKAPMLAGRLQQSGYATGHFGKWHMGGQRDVGEAPLITEYGFDRSLTNFEGLGPRVLPLKDAFDGKPPQKHDLGSGDLGRGPIQWQDRSVVTATFVDDAIGFINEAAGQNKPFFVNVWPDDVHSPFFPPEVLRDETDGSKRALYFAVLDAMDQQLAKLFDRIRNDEKLRDNTLILVMSDNGHEEGAGSSDPLRGAKTWLYEGGVRSPLIVWGPGLLADEVAGTTNDQSVLCAMDVNRSLYSITGTPVPESVVFDGEDLSETLLGKTTQSRNDPIFWRRPPDRPGTSEADNPDLAVRDGKWKYLVNYDDSEPQLYELVADPSEVKNLADQRPQVAQRLHQSLIAWNAAMPADAGDPRLQDPQDVGSISPDLFINPIGEGADPWVIRDPNQPRYLWCTSHGNQAISIHSSDRLTSLGKPHTVWTAPQLGPVSAQVWAPELHFMDGRWYVYFAASDGDNANHLAYVLESLTEDPLGQYTLHGPLATGDGDDGMSPNTWAIDMTVLTIKDKRFAIWSGWDVPGSDQQYLYIAPMESPTKLAGPRIRLTNNSDHPWELTENGDAGRGLNEAPQVFQAKGKTFVTYSCGASWLPTYKLGILELTGEDPLDPDAWHKRPRPVFQGTHDVFGVGHSCFVKSIDGKQWWHIFHAKRDRKPGWRRAIYVQPMSVGKKGFPLLGKPIRAGKPTQRPSGEHVRQATLPIRLFGDQDTDSDWSYYAHHQSVDRKDDGLHLGVVTGAPVNHYPSGEKIVLDSPCPDDFIADATIDFNGNADARDAGILFRCTGPSVGFDAQRGYFAGIIPATGLVVVGKTNGTSWTEIARARSPIDVAKHQNLRVQMIGDQITVAHNGRHCLSVTDDTYASGTVGLRVVNTHAVFSDLKINGTD from the coding sequence ATGAGTCGAATCACTGCTGCCCCTAGCTTGCTTTTGGCTTTGCTGGTGGGCTTGTGCTTCACTGCGGCAACCAATGTTTCTTTTGCCGACAAACGCCCGAATGTCGTCACGGTGTTTATCGACGACATGGGTTGGTCGGATCTGTCGTGTTTCGGCGGAACCCGCACGACCACCGAGAATGTGGATGCGTTGGCCGCGGAAGGATTGCGTTTTTCAAACTTTTACGTCAACTCGCCCATCTGTTCGCCATCGCGAGTCGCCCTGTCGACCGGACAGTATCCGCAACGTTGGAAGATCAGTTCGTATCTAGCGTCCCGAAAACTGAATCGTGAACGGGGAATGGCACAGTGGTTGGACTTGAAGGCGCCGATGTTGGCCGGCCGCCTTCAACAATCCGGATACGCGACCGGTCACTTTGGAAAATGGCACATGGGCGGCCAGCGTGATGTGGGCGAAGCACCCCTGATCACCGAGTACGGATTCGATCGAAGCTTGACGAATTTCGAAGGACTGGGACCACGAGTCTTGCCCCTGAAAGATGCCTTCGATGGCAAGCCACCGCAAAAACACGACCTTGGATCAGGAGACCTAGGACGGGGGCCGATCCAATGGCAAGACCGATCCGTGGTCACCGCCACCTTCGTCGACGACGCGATCGGGTTCATCAACGAAGCGGCCGGCCAAAACAAGCCGTTTTTCGTCAACGTTTGGCCCGACGATGTCCATTCGCCATTCTTTCCACCCGAAGTTCTGCGGGATGAAACCGATGGTTCCAAACGAGCGTTGTATTTCGCGGTGCTGGACGCCATGGACCAACAACTGGCGAAGCTGTTCGATCGAATTCGAAACGACGAAAAGTTGCGTGACAATACATTGATTCTTGTGATGTCCGACAATGGACACGAAGAGGGGGCCGGTTCTTCGGATCCGCTGCGTGGCGCCAAGACATGGTTGTACGAAGGCGGCGTACGATCACCGCTGATCGTATGGGGACCGGGCTTATTGGCGGATGAAGTTGCGGGCACGACCAACGATCAATCCGTGTTGTGCGCGATGGATGTGAATCGATCCCTGTATTCCATCACCGGGACACCAGTCCCCGAATCGGTTGTCTTTGACGGCGAAGATTTGTCCGAAACCTTGCTGGGCAAAACCACACAGAGCCGCAATGATCCGATTTTTTGGCGTCGACCACCCGACCGTCCAGGAACCAGCGAAGCGGACAACCCAGACTTGGCCGTTCGTGACGGGAAGTGGAAATACTTAGTCAACTACGACGATAGCGAACCACAACTCTACGAATTGGTGGCCGATCCGTCCGAAGTCAAGAATCTGGCGGACCAACGACCACAGGTCGCCCAACGTCTGCATCAATCGTTGATCGCCTGGAACGCGGCGATGCCCGCAGATGCCGGCGATCCCCGCCTGCAAGATCCACAAGACGTCGGATCGATTTCACCGGACCTGTTCATCAACCCAATCGGTGAAGGCGCCGACCCATGGGTGATTCGCGATCCAAACCAACCTCGATACCTGTGGTGCACTTCCCATGGCAATCAAGCGATCTCGATCCACAGTAGCGATCGGCTGACGTCGCTAGGAAAACCACACACGGTATGGACAGCGCCCCAATTGGGGCCTGTTTCAGCGCAGGTGTGGGCCCCCGAACTGCATTTCATGGACGGTCGTTGGTATGTCTATTTCGCGGCTTCGGATGGCGACAACGCCAACCATTTGGCCTACGTCCTAGAGTCACTGACCGAGGATCCATTGGGCCAATACACACTGCACGGACCACTGGCAACCGGCGACGGCGACGATGGCATGTCGCCCAACACTTGGGCCATCGACATGACGGTACTGACAATCAAAGACAAGCGATTTGCAATTTGGTCAGGTTGGGACGTCCCGGGATCAGACCAACAGTACCTGTACATCGCCCCAATGGAATCCCCCACTAAGCTTGCTGGTCCGCGAATCCGATTAACCAACAATAGCGACCATCCGTGGGAACTGACCGAGAACGGCGACGCGGGACGCGGATTGAACGAAGCCCCGCAAGTGTTCCAGGCGAAGGGCAAGACCTTCGTGACGTACTCCTGCGGTGCGTCGTGGTTGCCGACATACAAGCTTGGGATTCTGGAATTGACGGGCGAAGACCCCTTGGATCCAGACGCCTGGCACAAACGGCCCAGGCCCGTTTTCCAAGGCACACACGATGTGTTCGGCGTGGGGCATTCTTGCTTTGTGAAGTCCATCGACGGCAAACAGTGGTGGCATATCTTCCACGCCAAACGAGATCGCAAACCGGGTTGGCGTCGTGCCATCTATGTGCAACCGATGTCAGTTGGCAAAAAAGGTTTTCCGTTGCTGGGCAAACCGATCCGCGCTGGCAAGCCAACGCAACGCCCGTCGGGTGAACATGTGCGTCAAGCAACGTTGCCCATCCGCCTGTTCGGCGATCAGGATACCGATTCCGATTGGTCGTATTATGCTCACCACCAATCCGTCGATCGAAAAGACGATGGGCTGCACCTGGGGGTGGTCACTGGGGCCCCTGTGAATCATTACCCCAGCGGCGAAAAGATCGTCCTCGATTCCCCATGCCCGGATGACTTCATCGCCGACGCTACCATCGATTTCAATGGCAACGCGGATGCACGCGATGCTGGAATCCTGTTTCGATGTACTGGCCCGTCCGTCGGGTTCGATGCACAGCGAGGCTACTTTGCGGGCATCATTCCAGCGACCGGTTTGGTCGTGGTTGGAAAGACCAACGGAACCTCATGGACCGAAATCGCTCGAGCGAGATCGCCCATCGATGTCGCGAAGCACCAGAACCTTCGTGTCCAGATGATCGGTGACCAGATCACCGTCGCCCACAACGGGCGTCATTGCCTATCGGTCACCGACGACACCTACGCATCCGGCACAGTGGGTTTGCGTGTCGTCAATACGCACGCCGTCTTTTCGGACTTGAAGATCAACGGCACAGACTAA
- a CDS encoding NUDIX domain-containing protein — MNDQIADFCPQKRNAVRAVILRDNMLLVQRKVNRGGNVRLTLPGGGSKTGETLQQSLHRECKEEIGADIEVHRLMHVADYFKKRRTNPPTVRHQIEFVFRCSVSDTYIASNGIRPDKNQQDVLWLDLDSQMVDLLWPDSWQRILQDDFAKAPVYLGLIDSR, encoded by the coding sequence ATGAATGATCAGATCGCGGATTTTTGTCCGCAGAAACGCAACGCTGTTCGGGCCGTGATCCTGCGAGACAACATGTTGCTGGTGCAACGAAAGGTCAACCGCGGCGGCAATGTTCGCCTCACCTTGCCCGGTGGTGGTTCGAAAACTGGCGAAACGTTGCAGCAAAGTTTGCATCGAGAATGCAAAGAAGAAATCGGCGCTGATATCGAAGTGCATCGTCTGATGCATGTGGCCGACTATTTTAAGAAACGCCGCACGAATCCGCCCACGGTGCGGCACCAAATTGAATTTGTGTTTCGTTGTTCGGTCTCCGATACGTACATCGCATCCAATGGGATTCGGCCTGACAAGAATCAGCAAGATGTTCTGTGGTTGGACCTCGATAGCCAAATGGTGGATCTGCTGTGGCCCGATTCTTGGCAACGGATTTTGCAGGACGATTTTGCCAAGGCTCCCGTTTACCTTGGTTTGATTGATTCACGCTGA